A segment of the Methanobacterium sp. genome:
GGTTCTTTGACTTACACCATAACCCAATCCACCTTCACGGACAACCACGCAGACATTAACGGAGGAGCTATCCATAACTACAATGATGGTTCTTTGACGTGTAATATCAATTTCAGCCGATTCTACAATAACACAGCAACCAGTAGGGGTAATGCCATTTACAATAGCGGTGGTTCCGTTAATGCAGAAAATAACTGGTGGGGTTATAATAATGATCCATCCAGCCAGATATTTGGACAAGTGGATTACTCACCATGGCTTTTTATGACCATCAATGCCTCTCCAGAGACTATCAACAACACCCAGACCAGTTTAATCACAGTGAGTTTCAACAACTACAGTTCTGATGGTAGTTCCTCCAGTCCATTAGACCCTAATCTTGGTCATATTCCAGATGGTGTTCCAGTTACGTTCAGTTTAATTGGAAATATTCTTGGTAGTTTGGTGGAACCATTGACTGTGGAAACATCTAATGGAACTGCAACTATATTGTTCACGGCAAGTAGTGCAGGCATTCAACAGATCAACGCCAGTACCGATAACCAGAACGTTTCAATGCATGTGACCATTATCCCTGCGTCTTTTGTGGATATTAACAAGGAGTTCAGGGATCTTCCCTGGGGTAGTGTTATAACTACTGCCTACTACAATGACAAGATCTACGCCATTGTAAAGGTGCATAACACAGGCCCAGATAGTACATCTTCAGTAAGTGTCTTGGATCTTTTGGATGACCTAACCTGGACCGGGAACTATTATGTTTACCGTACTGTGGGATCATATCCAAATACAGAATCCGCGTGGGTTTTCAATGACCCTGAATACACATTCAACGGTACAGACTGGAATGCAGGCGCCCTATCAACTATGATCGGTAGTTCAAGATGGCTGGCCATTGAAGTTGTCGTGAACCAGACCGGAACAGTTTCCAACTATGCAGAAACAGTAAATCAGAGCTCTTATCCATATAAGGGGTATGATAATTACACTGCATATTTAACATCTAACATCACACCATCAAACATCACTGTGGATGATGTCAGGGGAAATAAAGGTGACACAGTCACTTTAAAAGCTGTTTTAACCGATTATCTGGGAAATACCCTGGTTGGTGAGACTGTTGAATTCTGGATTGACGGTGCTAAAGTTGGAGAGAACACCACAGACAGCACAGGAACAGCATTATTCAATTACATTATCAGCCAATCACCTGGAAACCACACTTTAACTGCAGTTTTCAATGAATCAACATTTTATCAGGGAACTAATGCAACTGGCAAGTTATATGTGCCTAAAGCAGACCTTTACATCCAGATAACCAGTGACAAAAACAACCCCACTGTGGGT
Coding sequences within it:
- a CDS encoding Ig-like domain repeat protein, encoding MIPLLLITLTVIFCASTVSAADEAIFVNGSSGLDTNDGYSWSSPKLTIQNATGTVSPNGNVNIADGVYAGYGNTNITINRNMTIQGQSQTGTIINGTGTNWIFNIQPGISVTLENLTLTNGYTTDVGGAISNLGNLTVNNCTFTQNQAFRGGAIYNQDNLTVNNCTFSNNRASVDGGAIWNYVYAGSVICIINQSTFTNNTANYGGAIMNYDIMGSLTCIINQSTFTGNHAYYNGGAIRNYNFPRGSLTYTITQSTFTDNHADINGGAIHNYNDGSLTCNINFSRFYNNTATSRGNAIYNSGGSVNAENNWWGYNNDPSSQIFGQVDYSPWLFMTINASPETINNTQTSLITVSFNNYSSDGSSSSPLDPNLGHIPDGVPVTFSLIGNILGSLVEPLTVETSNGTATILFTASSAGIQQINASTDNQNVSMHVTIIPASFVDINKEFRDLPWGSVITTAYYNDKIYAIVKVHNTGPDSTSSVSVLDLLDDLTWTGNYYVYRTVGSYPNTESAWVFNDPEYTFNGTDWNAGALSTMIGSSRWLAIEVVVNQTGTVSNYAETVNQSSYPYKGYDNYTAYLTSNITPSNITVDDVRGNKGDTVTLKAVLTDYLGNTLVGETVEFWIDGAKVGENTTDSTGTALFNYIISQSPGNHTLTAVFNESTFYQGTNATGKLYVPKADLYIQITSDKNNPTVGETFTLRYKLGNNGPDTADNVTITIPLPEGFVISKIEGDGNWTVNGNTITWTMTNVTVGDPNLYISGWTTIPGNYLFSASITSDTFNINSMGISPLTLNTQPTVNAATTTSSTVGMQTTGAPIVPLALAVLSVLGGLVATRKKQ